The genomic window aTACCATACTGAAAATCTGTTATATCGTTATATTGAAATTTGCTATAGAGAAGGGGgactgtattaaaaaaatatagccTTGAATTAAACAATACAATTTAATTACTGCTTAGTTTTTATgattcttaaataataaataaacttcaaAAACTTATTTATGATAAGTTTCTTTTATGATATCCAactatttttcaataaaaatcttCAATTATTTCACCAGAAAATTTGCTAtgcaatgcaaaaaaaaaagaagaaatactTCATTGTAGTTTAAAATAAGAACAAAAGAACTGatacttaaaatttataaatatataattatgatgtaGTTTTCTTTAATTCAATTGTAAGATTAGTACATATAATAAaccattttaattattaaaatgaattttttgtaaataaattttacttttaataaatatcactttattaattataagtaaatatgtaatattatttaaaattaaaattaataattagtaattaaaaatttatttaataaaagtttttaaaaaatccttcATATTGTGTAGAAAGTTTTAGGAAAAATAAGATTGCACATGACTAATTGAtcacaattaatttattgatcacaatattatattacattatacagatcatttgacaaaaataatataaccCAATATTAAGCAAACTGTAtggtatatattatatatgacaattactaatcatttatttaacctagaaatatctatttaatttttaacttatttcataatatattaaggaaaatattcattgtaaagaaaatatattaactaGAACCTTACTAttgctaatttttatttctttttactataTAGAACAACtctatatttgtatttttataatttatttatattatatagattcattataataaacattacatcATCAAATAAATGCTTATTTTAGGATATACAcctattttttaactaattaataattcaaaatcaataattttataccattaaatTCATCTTAATTATACTTTTCatcaaattgatgaattactaactaaattgtattttaagacataattaattcatagtaattttataataaatagtgaattaATCTGTTTGCcaaaatataatgtaattaattagcGGAGAAGTATAAtcttaataagaaaaatctaatggtaataaatttatttttctaattttaatctttactAAGATACAATGCaaagtgattttttatataatataaataagagaTGTCCTACATAcagtttatatattatagatatatttataattttaattttgtaataatatcttaatatttttttataaatttttatatgccaAAATAATAAgactatattatatttattttgtatggaaaaaaatcacatatttaaagaagttttgcgatctattattattgaattaataaaattaaaattttaattagtaaaataaatcttttttttactttaaaaattattatactagttattaattttattattaaaattcaggTTGcgtactaataaatattaggaaaaaaatgTACGGGggttctattaaaaatttaaaatctattttcGAATCAGAATTCTTAAAACTACAGATGGAAAATGTTAAAGCCCAAAATGATAAGATTGTTACCATAtgaaaaattgtgaaaaaatgaaaaaagtcaACAAGTAGTGCGACACAAATAAcgtgtaatatttatattaatgaatttatttttaataccgatttatttaaaaattcatcctAACTATACTTATTTTGAAACGAGTATTAATTTGGCAATTTTGGCGCGacaatacttttaatttttacataaacatAGATGTCAATGTGATTTTATGCCgattaaaaataagcaatattataataagcAGTTATGAGACCATGTTAATACCAAATATAGATGATTTTATGCAGATTTACATACTAGTAAAACAGGATAACGTATTACTTGTAAACGCCTGATTATTTACCAAACAACGGATTAAGGTATAAAGGAGATCTACGATAATatctaattttctttaaatattatacataaattataaataatttttgttgcACTtcccaaaataataataacaagaCAACAAGAAATGTCTTATCTTATCATTATGTTTATcccgatttttttaataatataaccaTAAAAATAAggatatacaaaaattatagttaCGGCATTTTTCATCGAACAGTGCCTTTCTTAAAGTtaccgataaaaaaaaaaaatctttacttCACTTAGAAAGCTTTTAATCAAACTTTCTTATCTAAGCACCTTCTTTCGAACCATCAAAAGGAAAGAAAGATTTCATagtaaaatgataaaattgacGTTCTATGATATTTACCATATTGAAAAATACCATATCAAAATCCGGTTGAAACAATCTGGCTTATGACCAGAAATGTCAATTTTAATGGGATGTATATATCCagctatttaaataaaaaaaatatctatttttttttaaattagctGGTTTCGTGCATTATTTATAGTTTCAAGTAAGGTAATTTGCAATGATcacaaataaagtattttaaatatctttaaatatttaaagttgTTCTAGCGATCTATGTTGTATTCATCATTTTGTATGGTCACACATAATATATGCATCTTTAAATTTGAAAGACCTTTTTGTCAAATGTTGATGCAGAAGAGTAGATTAGTTCTATTTATAGAATTAGAtcattttatcttttatcttCACCCACTTACTGTGCAAACATtgtgtttatataaataaatgcacTTTCTCCCATTCACCCCTTAAGCTTCGGTTTgatcaaattatttcaattttttctctCCAGgctaaaatatatatatatatatattataatgaatatgttACGTTTTAATGGGTTTAAATGCCTTTTGGTACTTTCGATATTGTGTTATTTAACACATCCTGTTTTATCTGATTGTCGTGATGCTACATTTGATGTAAATTTCGACTATTTTCCTGATAAAGTTTATTTCGATAATGGTAagtgttttttatttttatttaatgctGGTGATACGCACTacctatatattaaatttccgtttttttcattattttaaacttaGACATAGGAACGAGCAACTCCGGATTTAATGTGACTTACCACAATAATTACGTTATTCTCACTAATAAACATACTTCTGAAACATATGTTCTATATTGTACCGCAACTCAGCCTGCTGTAGCTGCTGCCACCAATTATATTCAAGTTCCAGTGACAAATGTTGTAGTTTCTGATCGAagttttatttcatttttagaggtaaattatttttcattcctttcttttttttcggtttaaaatgaaaaaaaaattaattagtctTTATTTTACTACAAAAGATTCTAGGGGAAGAAAAAACATCATTAAAATAtgttgatgataaaaaaactattaccTCTCCCTgcttacaaaaatataattatttatatgataatttcaATTATGCAAATACATCTTTAGTTTCAAGTGTCGACGTCATATTTACGAACAAACCTTCAAATACAGGAGGAAAATATGTTACAATTTCTTATGATGAAGACACTCCGGCGTTACAGGTAAATTGAtcagtttttatattttgtgtaATGCAGAGTATGtcactaatttatttttattcttgtgTTACAAAAAATTAGAAAGCCGAATGGATTAAATACATGTCactcttttttaataaaactgctATTGCTAATGAAGCTTTCGATAAAATTAGAAGCAATTATTTTTGTCACTTGGATAATCTTTCTAAAGTAccaaatgaaacaaaaaagtCAATTGCTTGGGTGTCCCTCGAAAGTGATAAAACTTTCACCATTAAATCATCTTCATTTTATCCAAATGTTACTTCGGATGCAGGTATGTTAAAagagatataaattataaatattttagttcaTGCAAATAacataatcatttttttttctagccGCTTTTCTCTTGAATCCCCAGATAACAACTGATCTTTCGGTTGACGATTTAAAACAATACATTTCTGGAGCATACATTGTAATTGATATGTCAGATCTTATTACACAATATAGTACACTTGATGCATGGAAAAATCTCTTTGGATATAATCAAACATCAGATCTTCCAAgatttcttaaagaaaaacttttattCCGTACTCACaagttattaaattctaatgGAAATGACGATTGGTCGGAAAGTTCTGCATCTCGACctgatttaatattacaagATTTGATAGCTATACAATATCCATCATATCAGAAAGATTACGTTGTTAATTGGTTTAATAAATTCGCTGAAACTGGAGATGAAGTCGTTATTTCAGCAGATAAGTGTAATGACGCTACTTTCGGTTTACCAAAAACTGATTTTGGAACTTGTGTGCCAACTAAATTCCTTGGTGATGGTAGAAACAATAGTGGAATTCAAATCATGGATGTTGGTAGAAATGAAGGTGatgataatcataataaagatGGTGACAGTATTAATAACGATAAGAAGGAAAATAAAGTGAAGCCTGGTGTTATTATTGCAGTATCTTTGGTAGGATCTTTATTACTACTTGGTCTTGGAGCTGTGTTATTAGCAGTTTCAAGAAGAAAATACAGAGAaagatttgttaaattaagaGATGAACCAGTAGTTCAGATGGATAGTGTAAAAGAAGTAAAGGAAGTAAAAGTTTAAGAAAGTATATTTGGATATGATAAATAGTAAACTATCCGTATAGAATATAACAAGTcgttttattattgtatatttatgtacattaagaatattaagaatttatttatatataattttaataaattttttttttataatcaaaagcgaaaactaatttaaaatgaTAACTCGAATtcgaaattgaaaatttgtatatttcaCAATAAACCTAATGATAACTTGGATAAACCATATATAGAAtagataatagtaaaaaatagaCAATGAAAGTTTGCGTAatagttttgttttttacaaCATTTCTTTGAAGAGTAATCGGGAACAAGCACACAACAATCGGGCATACAATAAGAGAACAATTAGCATATTATAATTAGACTACagatataaagaaatttctgaTATGAAGAATCGTCTTCCAGAATATCGTTTCGCATTTTATAACAGTAAGTGATAGTTATGTTCCTTGAAatgtttatttgaaattatggAGAATGAGAAGCAATTAATAATTCGACTACAGATATCAATAACAAGTATTCGAATACAAAGAAAATGGTATGGAGTATAGTTTATGGTAATCAATAAGAATGTAGGAAGTCTACAACACTGATCCtctatattgatttttttcttaaccTTTGGACATTAGtcttttagaataattttatcatcatgAGAGCTTCGCTCGGTTATACTGGTTAGAACTCAATATGTATAACGAATTCACAGTAAAGCAATATAAAAAtcgtttataaattttcacaTTGGGTAAATGGTCATCGGTCCTACCGGTCCTACTCAGTCTGGACCGGTCAATCCCAGGACTTGTAGGACCGGACTGCgatctttcattttttcttagCGCAGTAGGACCAGTCCTGAGACTGACCTGGTCTTTGTATTGGtctttatatataagttattACATGCATATTGAAACTTCTAGAAAAGACTGTCTCCCTGTCTCCaaggtaaaaaagaaaattaatgttaataaagtataataaatccATCTTTATACATGTTATTTGCTTATAATATACGTTTGGAATggttctataaataaaaaattttttatttgcagaaaaaagaaaaaagactgATCAGTCTTAAAAAGACTGCAGTCCTTAAAAAGACCGTCAGTTTTATTGTACGTGTTACTGGACCGAAAGACCACGATTCTACATCAAGACcgtcttttttaataaagtatccAACACCAGCTGTTTTATCACGTGTTCATGCATAACTCTGCATAACTCTGGCCAAATTTGTCAAGCAAATGTGGAAACCGTGCTGTATAAATTGACATTATAATACTGATATAAAGTAACAGGAAACTGTATTTAAAAGATCTTTAATATAATGGTACCGTTGCATTGCATCTTCAGGTAAAAGCTatccaaattaattttggtataattaGCTATATTGGATAGGTGATTTTGAAGTTATTGGTATTGtgcataaattttttgacaGGAATCTACTGTATATACCTTTAGATCATTAGCTGGCTGATATGCTGATATATCATTCAATTGTATTTGTTTCATAGATTTGTTAATTTGTTCTAAGTTGTTTGCATATTTTCACATTGAAGATGTAAATAAAGACTTCTTCAATAATATTCTCCCAATTTTTACTAGCTGTTCATAGTTATGCTGCTGATAATTCTAATGAAGAAGCTAATTTTTCAAGTTTGTTATGCTCAAGATTATATTTAGCATGGTTTccagtaaaataataaagattataattttagtttttttgatattgatctaatttattgaataattcttCAAGTAAAAGTAGTCATTCTATAAATTTTGTACAATGTGGATCTATGTACCATAATGCTGCTATTAGATATTCAACAAACCTTTTTccaaaagtattttattatttttgtgttTTGTTTCTCCATTCAACCATTTTactttgaaataatttaatgatattattataaagtaaatccATGCTAGGGATTGGAATTAATTCTGCAATAGTTGAATTAATCGA from Rhizophagus irregularis chromosome 8, complete sequence includes these protein-coding regions:
- a CDS encoding uncharacterized protein (SECRETED:cutsite_VLS-DC; SECRETED:prob_0.8342); SECRETED:SignalP(1-27), whose amino-acid sequence is MNMLRFNGFKCLLVLSILCYLTHPVLSDCRDATFDVNFDYFPDKVYFDNDIGTSNSGFNVTYHNNYVILTNKHTSETYVLYCTATQPAVAAATNYIQVPVTNVVVSDRSFISFLEILGEEKTSLKYVDDKKTITSPCLQKYNYLYDNFNYANTSLVSSVDVIFTNKPSNTGGKYVTISYDEDTPALQKAEWIKYMSLFFNKTAIANEAFDKIRSNYFCHLDNLSKVPNETKKSIAWVSLESDKTFTIKSSSFYPNVTSDAAAFLLNPQITTDLSVDDLKQYISGAYIVIDMSDLITQYSTLDAWKNLFGYNQTSDLPRFLKEKLLFRTHKLLNSNGNDDWSESSASRPDLILQDLIAIQYPSYQKDYVVNWFNKFAETGDEVVISADKCNDATFGLPKTDFGTCVPTKFLGDGRNNSGIQIMDVGRNEGDDNHNKDGDSINNDKKENKVKPGVIIAVSLVGSLLLLGLGAVLLAVSRRKYRERFVKLRDEPVVQMDSVKEVKEVKV